A DNA window from Trichosurus vulpecula isolate mTriVul1 chromosome 2, mTriVul1.pri, whole genome shotgun sequence contains the following coding sequences:
- the LOC118838300 gene encoding zinc finger protein 271-like yields the protein MGPGGMASGTGKKPSQESVTFKDVAVDFTQEEWCLLDTSQKALYKDVMLETSQNLLSLGLPVVKADLISHLNQEEAWMLKEDPRNSFIGGETRTQTKESIPKLSISCDFSLRKIWDCESNLEKKQGNWESHSRPFKINLRKISNKERDEEYNKFQRNFSQELDLTLSVQQTVPTGKMNHEHDENGRSFRQYSDLIQFKKITSGIGYPKYSEYRDHFTEQNKLIHHQVKQTAAKVFQDNHGDTAFALIPDLISHEKSHTGEMSYKGDECGTSLIHRSSLSLHPRVHARETLHGCNQCWKVFFQSTDLIKHQKLHRPEKPQRLSLTSHQRNNSGEKLYKCNHCGKAFRQSSNLVVHMRIHTGEKPYKCNECGKAFTQSSSLMTHRRIHSGEKPNRCNECGKAFSQSSSLIAHRRIHTGEKPYKCNECGKAFGHSSSLIAHQRIHNGEKPYKCNECDKVFRWKAKLIEHERIHTGEKPYECSQCGKAFRQSSRLEVHQKIHTEDKLYPCNECGKAFPQNSSLIMHQRIHSGEKSYKCNYCGKTFSKSSKLVIHQGIHTGEKSYKCNDCGKAFSENSSLIVHKVIHTIEKPYKCSQCGKAFRQSCNLAVHQRIHTREKRYKCKECGKVFGERSSLIGHQKIHSGEKPYKCKECGNAFRQNSSLIAHQRIHTGEKPYKCRECEKAFSRSSSFIAHQRIHTGEKPYKCNECGNAFSHSSSLIAHQRIHTGERPFKCNECGKSFSHISSLIAHQRIHTGEKPFKCNECGKCFSQKSSLIVHQRIHSGEKPYKCDQCVKAFINASKLSVHKRIHTGERPYKCNECGKAFSRSANLIVHQRTHTRVKSYKYNQKSFGQPSTFVQKRINAGEKLYKDNEGGKVFTLNSYLAGHERIHTGAKPSKSI from the exons GGCTTCCAGTTGTCAAAGCAGATCTGATTTCCCATTTGAACCAAGAGGAAGCTTGGATGCTAAAAGAAGACCCAAGAAATTCCTTTATAG gtgGGGAAACCAGGACTCAAACCAAGGAGTCTATTCCAAAACTGAGTATTTCCTGTGATTTCAGTTTGAGAAAAATCTGGGATTGTGAAAGCAATTTAGAGAAGAAGCAAGGAAACTGGGAGAGTCATTCCAGACCATTCAAAATTAACCTCAGGAAGATTTCCAataaagagagagatgaggaataTAATAAATTTCAGAGGAATTTTAGTCAAGAGTTAGATCTAACCCTTTCTGTCCAACAGACAGTCCCCACTGGAAAGATGAACCATGAAcatgatgaaaatggaaggagctTCAGGCAATATTCAGACCTAATTCAATTTAAGAAAATTACCTCGGGGATTGGATATCCCAAATACAGTGAATATAGAGACCATTTTACTGAGCAGAATAAGCTTATCCATCATCAAGTTAAACAAACTGCAGCAAAAGTTTTTCAAGATAATCATGGTGACACAGCTTTTGCTTTAATCCCAGACCTTATTAGTCATGAGAAAAGTCATACTGGTGAAATGTCTTATAAAGGTGATGAATGTGGAACAAGCCTTATCCATCGATCATCTCTTAGTTTACATCCAAGAGTTCATGCTAGAGAGACATTGCATGGATGTAATCAATGTTGGAAGGTATTTTTTCAGAGCACAGATCTTATTAAACATCAGAAACTCCACAGACCAGAAAAGCCTCAGAGGTTATCCCTTACTTCACATCAGAGGAATAATTCTGGGGAGAAACTTTATAAATGTAATCattgtggaaaagctttcagacAATCCTCCAATCTTGTTGTACATATGAGAatacatactggagagaagccctataaatgtaatgaatgtgggaaggcattTACCCAAAGCTCTTCTCTTATGACACATCGCAGAATTCATTCTGGAGAAAAACCTAACagatgtaatgaatgtgggaaagccttcagtcagAGCTCATCCCTTATTGCCCATCgaaggattcatactggagagaagccctataaATGTAacgaatgtgggaaagccttcggCCATAGTTCATCTCTTATTGCTC accagagaattcacaatGGAGAAAAGCCctacaaatgtaatgaatgtgataAGGTCTTCAGGTGGAAGGCAAAGCTTATTGAACatgagagaattcatactggagagaaaccttatgaatgtagtcaatgtggaaaagctttcagacAATCCTCCAGACTTGAAGTACATCAGAAGATTCATACAGAAGATAAGCTGTATCCATGTAATGAGTGTGGAAAGGCCTTTCCCCAGAACTCATCTCTTATTATGCACCAAAGGattcattctggagaaaaatcttataaatgtaattattgtggaaagacttttagcaAGTCTTCCAAACTTGTAATACATCAggggattcatactggagaaaagtcctataaatgtaatgactgtgggaaggccttcagtgaAAACTCATCCCTTATTGTACACAAGGTGATTCATACTATagagaaaccttacaaatgtagtcagtgtggaaaggctttcagacagTCCTGCAACCTTGCTGTACATCAGAGGATCCATACTAGGGAGAAGCGTTATaaatgtaaggaatgtgggaaagTCTTCGGTGAAAGGTCCTCTCTTATTGGACATCAGAAGATTCATTccggagagaaaccttataagtGTAAAGAATGTGGGAATGCCTTCAGACAGAACTCATCCCTTATTGCCCATCAacggattcatactggagaaaagcccTATAAATGTAGAGAATGTGAGAAGGCCTTCAGCCGGAGCTCATCCTTTATTGCCCATCaaaggattcatactggagagaagccctataaatgtaatgaatgtggaaacgCTTTCAGCCACAGCTCATCCCTTATTGCTCATCAAAGGATTCATACTGGTGAGAGACCCTttaaatgcaatgaatgtgggaagtcTTTCAGCCATATTTCATCCCTAATTGCacatcagaggattcatactggagagaagccttttaaatgcaatgaatgtggaaagtGTTTTAGCCAGAAGTCATCCCTCATTGTACATCAGAGgattcattctggagagaaaccttataaatgtgatCAATGTGTAAAGGCTTTCATAAATGCCTCCAAACTTTCCGTACATAAGAGGATTCATACTGGCGAGAGGCCCTataagtgtaatgaatgtgggaaggcattCAGCCGTAGTGCAAACCTAATTGTACATCAGAGGACTCATACCAGAGTTAAATCTTATAAATATAATCAAAAGTCTTTTGGACAACCCTCCACCTTTGTACAGAAGAGAATTAATGCTGGAGAGAAGCTCTACAAAGATAATGAAGGTGGGAAAGTCTTCACTCTGAACTCATATCTTGCTGGACatgaaagaattcatactggagcaAAACCTTCTAAATCTATTTGA